In a single window of the Bactrocera dorsalis isolate Fly_Bdor chromosome 2, ASM2337382v1, whole genome shotgun sequence genome:
- the LOC125776124 gene encoding uncharacterized protein LOC125776124 has product MESDLLNNISNVDFDSDDSIIDPNFNISGCTAASSSSENNDENSISVANKVETKKYSKKEAKDSRNKGQSYTSSAGKVVQARAVRRLEPCRKKCADRITFEEQQYIHTQYWELGSYNLRKTFLGGLIEVEETKTVKKAKHDLKPRIRPYTNNYFLEVGSNKIAVCKKCFTFTLSETEQSIKTVVSAKLDGRVIGDGRGKHKCTKKLSIAKENEILDFIKSFPSYESHYTRRDTSKRYLPSDLSVNEMHRLYCEKYAYSVSISKFSQLFSTLNLKFKKPKIDTCHKCDLLQCKIQVAKPEELDSLQLEQSKHVNLAEKAYDAKQNDKQRALADATLKVLCFDLQQCLPTPLLRTSLSFYKRPLWAFNLTMHDCASNQASCYMWHEAIAKRGGNEIGILEEIANISKLNFKT; this is encoded by the exons atggaaagtgatttattgaataatataaGCAATGTAGATTTCGATAGTGATGATTCCATTATTGatccaaattttaatataagtggATGTACTGCAGCAAGTTCCAGTTCCGAAAATAATGAT gaaaactctataagtgttgcaaataaagtggaaacaaaaaaatattcaaagaaagaGGCAAAAGATTCCAGGAATAAAGGGCAAAGTTACACCTCAAGCGCTGGTAAGGTTGTTCAGGCACGTGCAGTGCGCAGGTTGGAACCGTGCAGAAAGAAATGCGCAGATAGAATCACTTTTGAAGAACAgcaatatatacacacacagtaCTGGGAACTAGGCTCATACAATTTACGCAAAACATTTCTTGGTGGCTTAATTGAAgttgaagaaacaaaaacagtaaaaaaagcTAAACATGACTTAAAACCAAGGATAAGACCTTATACAAACAATTATTTCCTGGAAGTTGGTAGTAATAAAATCGCAGTATGCAAAAAGTGCTTTACATTCACATTATCCGAGACAGAACAATCTATAAAAACGGTTGTGAGTGCAAAACTTGATGGGCGTGTAATCGGCGATGGACGTGGAAAACATAAATGCACTAAAAAACTTTCTATCGCAAAAGAGAatgaaattttagattttattaaaagcttccCATCGTATGAGTCGCATTATACTCGAAGGGACACATCAAAACGTTATTTGCCAAGTGATTTATCTGTGAATGAAATGCATCGTCTCTATTGTGAAAAATACGCTTATTccgtttcaatttcaaaattttcgcaaTTGTTTAGCACACTcaacttgaaatttaaaaaacctaAAATTGACACTTGTCATAAGTGTGATTTGCTCCAATGCAAAATACAAGTTGCTAAGCCCGAAGAATTGGACTCTTTACAACTAGAGCAATCTAAACATGTAAATTTAGCAGAAAAAGCTTATGATGCTAAACAAAATGATAAGCAGAGAGCTTTAGCTGATGCTACACTTAAAGTGTTGTGTTTTGACCTACAGCAGTGTCTTCCTACACCATTATTAAGAACCTCACTTTCTTTTTACAAAAGGCCTTTGTGGGCTTTTAATCTTACTATGCATGATTGTGCGAGTAATCAGGCCTCATGCTACATGTGGCATGAAGCAATAGCAAAAAGAGGGGGTAATGAAATAGGg ATTTTAGAGGAAATCGCCAATATctcaaaactcaattttaagaCTTAA